One genomic segment of Nonomuraea coxensis DSM 45129 includes these proteins:
- a CDS encoding non-ribosomal peptide synthetase/MFS transporter yields the protein MSDRADAPSGSRPVAGGLSEVKRELLARRLRQGAAAATEPAGGRRGIPARPGGEPPPLSHAQERLWFLEQFAPGTAQLTVPVRVRLRGPLDADRLAAALTATAAAHDALRMRFPATGDGRPCVTVAEDGELPLTVRDAPGEEAARALVEEFLAVPFDLAAGPPARALLVRLDPGDHVLALAVHHIAADGWSVDLLLREVYARYDGAVPPPPEVTYADYAAWQRARPPAAGDLEFWRDRLAGLEPLDLPADRPRPPEPTYAGAACSFALPDETAAGLARLGREHRATPYMVLLAAFAALLGRYAGTTDVAIGSPVAGRPSPELDGVVGCFVNMLTMRVDLSGDPSFAELLERVRALAVDAFAHQDLPFEQLVAELDLPREVSRPPLFGVILAMQNYRGAALDPPAGLSAADFPVRSWATRYDLELYAGDGGGGLLVHNTDLFDRETAERLTGHLCALLERVAARPDLPLSRIGLMSGEERRLVLETWNDTAAAFPGPATLHGRVEDQAARTPDAVAVRFEGRSLTYAELDAAADRIARTLRGHGVGAGSVVAVCAERSLDLLPGLLGVLKAGAAYLPVDPEYPAERVAFMLADAAPAALLTQRGLRAALPASAALVLDLDDPAAWPGGDGGPLPEVRPGDVAYVIYTSGSTGRPKGVPNTHGAIANRLDWMQERFGLDAGDVVLQKTPLSFDVSVWELFWPLRCGARLTLAAPGGHRDAAYLRGLIAAEGVTTAHFVPSMLAVFLAEEGAAGCRGLRRVICSGEELPADLARRCVATLPAAELHNLYGPTEAAVDVSAWHCRPDALAGLARVPIGGPIANTRLYVLDAALAPAPVGVPGELHIGGAGLAVGYLNRPALTAERFVPDPYGPPGSRLYRTGDLARWRPDGTLEFLGRLDDQVKLRGLRIEPGEIEAALRALPAVRDAAVVVREDRLVAYVTPGGDGPPDHAGLRAGLKRTLPDHMVPGAYVTLDALPLGPSGKLDRRRLPAPVAARDAGVALVAPATPTERALAGIWGELLGLDEVGAHDDFFDLGGHSLLATRVVALLRARTGAAVGVMDVFKHRTVRELARLADTPAGLRGPRALLHRLTPAPAAAPALTYVCVPYGGGSAVVYQPLADALPADHALWSVAIPGHDVGVEEERLPFDELAAACAAEILEKVAGPIALYGHCGVGSALAVELARRLEAAGRELTALCIGGIFPFARPRGPLLSRLARLADGERLRGDQRYVNWLISMGLDMGELDPAQARRIVGNMRRDSREAEEYYTRLLDSGAERLRAPVISVVGTEDPATDFYQERYREWHFLAPVSAVAVLAEAGHFFLKYRAEELAEIVTTVHRTLDAPVTGRRPGATWWLHEVSRAGDTAPAPEGPKPGLARFLTVAASQLVSVTGSALTEFAVPLWVYTETGSVLRFALMAVAGLLPGLLAAPIAGAVVDRADRRLVMLAGDVAAFAVQLAFGVLLWTGNLSPGLIYPLLGCLSVALTFQRIAYFSAVPQLVPKLYLGHANGVLQLSTGTAQLLVPLFAVGLLAGIGLGGILVLDVVSYAVAIAVLLVVRFPRTLPWRRREPVKDEILGGLRYSLGHRGFVGMLLFFVVLNVFLAPLLLMFGPLVLSFAGLAEVGRVAFLAGAGTLAGALVMTVWGGPRKLRLRGVLLCALALGCCCAFTGLRADLAVVAAGACGMTAWVTLLNGIYTTIVQVKVPQRFHGRVFAMNTLIAWSTLPIGYGLVAPYAAAVLDPLLLDGGPLAPTVGALIGTGPGRGIGLMYVLAGLAIVVLALAATRVPALARFDQEVPDAVADDLVGLRALGASATSGGNDMNVPSRAGGAR from the coding sequence ATGAGCGACCGCGCCGACGCCCCCTCGGGAAGCCGGCCCGTGGCCGGCGGGTTGTCGGAGGTGAAGCGGGAGCTGCTGGCCCGGCGGCTGCGGCAGGGCGCGGCGGCGGCTACGGAGCCGGCCGGGGGGCGGCGCGGGATCCCGGCGCGGCCCGGCGGGGAGCCGCCGCCGCTGTCGCACGCCCAGGAGCGGCTGTGGTTCCTGGAGCAGTTCGCGCCGGGCACCGCGCAGCTCACCGTCCCCGTCCGGGTCCGGCTGCGCGGCCCCCTCGACGCCGACCGGCTGGCCGCCGCGCTCACCGCGACCGCCGCCGCCCACGACGCCCTGCGCATGCGTTTCCCCGCCACCGGCGACGGCAGGCCGTGCGTGACGGTGGCAGAGGACGGCGAGCTGCCGCTGACGGTGCGCGACGCGCCCGGCGAGGAGGCCGCCCGCGCCCTGGTGGAGGAGTTCCTGGCGGTCCCGTTCGACCTGGCGGCGGGCCCGCCGGCCCGGGCGCTGCTGGTGCGCCTGGACCCCGGCGACCACGTGCTGGCGCTCGCGGTGCACCACATCGCGGCCGACGGCTGGTCGGTGGACCTGCTGCTGCGCGAGGTGTACGCCCGCTACGACGGGGCCGTCCCGCCGCCTCCCGAGGTGACCTACGCCGACTACGCGGCCTGGCAGCGCGCCCGCCCCCCGGCCGCCGGTGACCTGGAGTTCTGGCGCGACCGGCTGGCCGGCCTGGAGCCCCTGGACCTGCCGGCGGACCGGCCCCGGCCGCCCGAGCCCACCTACGCGGGCGCGGCCTGCTCCTTCGCGCTGCCGGACGAGACGGCGGCGGGCCTGGCCCGGCTGGGCCGCGAGCACCGGGCGACGCCGTACATGGTGCTGCTGGCCGCGTTCGCCGCCCTGCTCGGCCGGTACGCCGGCACGACCGACGTCGCCATCGGCTCCCCCGTGGCCGGCCGCCCGTCGCCCGAGCTGGACGGGGTGGTCGGCTGCTTCGTGAACATGCTGACCATGCGGGTGGACCTGTCCGGCGACCCGTCGTTCGCGGAGCTGCTGGAGCGGGTGCGGGCGCTCGCCGTGGACGCCTTCGCCCACCAGGACCTGCCGTTCGAGCAGCTCGTCGCGGAGCTGGACCTGCCGCGCGAGGTGTCGAGGCCGCCGCTGTTCGGGGTGATCCTGGCCATGCAGAACTACCGGGGCGCGGCCCTGGACCCGCCCGCCGGGCTGAGCGCCGCCGACTTCCCCGTACGGTCCTGGGCCACCCGCTACGACCTGGAGCTGTACGCCGGCGACGGCGGGGGCGGCCTGCTCGTCCACAACACGGACCTGTTCGACAGGGAGACGGCCGAGCGGCTGACCGGGCACCTGTGCGCGCTGCTGGAGCGGGTCGCCGCCCGGCCGGACCTGCCGCTGTCGCGGATCGGCCTCATGAGCGGCGAGGAGCGCCGCCTGGTCCTGGAGACGTGGAACGACACGGCCGCCGCCTTCCCGGGGCCGGCCACCCTGCACGGCCGCGTCGAGGACCAGGCCGCGCGCACGCCGGACGCCGTGGCGGTGCGGTTCGAGGGGCGTTCGCTGACGTACGCGGAGCTGGACGCCGCCGCGGACCGGATCGCCCGCACGCTGCGCGGTCACGGGGTGGGCGCGGGGTCGGTGGTCGCGGTGTGCGCGGAACGCTCGCTCGACCTGCTGCCCGGCCTGCTGGGGGTGCTGAAGGCGGGGGCCGCGTACCTGCCGGTGGATCCCGAGTACCCGGCGGAGCGGGTGGCGTTCATGCTGGCCGACGCTGCTCCCGCGGCGCTGCTCACCCAGCGCGGGCTGCGCGCGGCGCTGCCCGCGTCCGCCGCGCTCGTGCTCGACCTGGACGATCCGGCCGCCTGGCCGGGCGGGGACGGCGGCCCGCTGCCTGAGGTTCGTCCCGGCGACGTCGCCTACGTCATCTACACCTCAGGCTCGACCGGCCGCCCGAAAGGCGTGCCGAACACGCACGGCGCCATCGCCAACCGCCTGGACTGGATGCAGGAGCGCTTCGGGCTGGACGCGGGCGACGTCGTGCTGCAGAAGACGCCGCTCAGCTTCGACGTGTCGGTGTGGGAGCTGTTCTGGCCCCTGCGCTGCGGAGCCCGCCTGACGCTGGCCGCGCCGGGCGGCCACCGGGACGCCGCCTACCTGCGCGGCCTGATCGCCGCCGAGGGCGTCACCACCGCGCACTTCGTTCCGTCCATGCTGGCGGTCTTCCTGGCGGAGGAGGGGGCGGCGGGCTGCCGGGGGCTGCGGCGGGTGATCTGCTCCGGCGAGGAGCTGCCCGCCGACCTGGCCCGCCGCTGCGTGGCCACGCTGCCCGCCGCCGAGCTGCACAACCTGTACGGGCCGACGGAGGCCGCGGTGGACGTCTCCGCCTGGCACTGCCGCCCGGACGCGCTCGCCGGCCTGGCCCGGGTGCCGATCGGCGGCCCCATCGCCAACACCCGCCTGTACGTCCTCGACGCCGCCCTGGCCCCCGCTCCCGTCGGGGTGCCCGGCGAGCTGCACATCGGCGGCGCGGGGCTCGCCGTCGGCTATTTGAACCGGCCCGCGCTGACCGCCGAGCGGTTCGTGCCCGACCCGTACGGGCCGCCGGGCTCGCGGCTGTACCGGACAGGAGACCTGGCCCGGTGGCGTCCCGACGGGACGCTGGAGTTCCTCGGCCGCCTCGACGACCAGGTCAAGCTGCGGGGCCTGCGCATCGAGCCGGGCGAGATCGAGGCCGCCCTGCGCGCCCTGCCCGCCGTCCGCGACGCGGCGGTGGTCGTCCGCGAGGACCGCCTGGTCGCCTACGTCACCCCAGGCGGGGACGGCCCGCCGGACCACGCCGGGCTGCGGGCCGGGCTGAAGAGGACGCTGCCGGACCACATGGTGCCGGGCGCCTACGTCACGCTGGACGCCCTGCCGCTCGGCCCGAGCGGCAAGCTGGACCGCCGCCGGCTGCCCGCCCCGGTGGCCGCCCGCGACGCCGGGGTGGCGCTGGTCGCCCCCGCCACGCCGACCGAGCGGGCGCTGGCCGGCATCTGGGGCGAGCTGCTGGGCCTGGACGAGGTGGGTGCGCACGACGACTTCTTCGACCTCGGCGGCCACTCGCTGCTCGCCACCCGGGTGGTCGCGCTCCTTCGGGCGCGGACCGGCGCGGCGGTGGGCGTCATGGACGTCTTCAAGCACCGGACGGTCCGCGAGCTGGCACGGCTCGCCGACACCCCGGCGGGACTGCGCGGGCCGCGCGCCCTGCTGCACCGGCTCACCCCGGCTCCCGCCGCCGCGCCGGCGCTCACGTACGTGTGCGTCCCCTACGGCGGCGGCAGCGCCGTCGTCTACCAGCCGCTCGCCGACGCCCTGCCGGCGGACCACGCGCTGTGGTCGGTGGCGATCCCCGGCCACGACGTGGGCGTGGAGGAGGAGCGGCTGCCGTTCGACGAGCTGGCCGCCGCGTGCGCCGCCGAGATCCTGGAGAAGGTGGCCGGTCCGATCGCGCTCTACGGGCACTGCGGCGTCGGCTCGGCCCTGGCCGTCGAGCTGGCCCGCCGCCTGGAGGCCGCGGGACGCGAGCTGACGGCCCTCTGCATCGGCGGGATCTTCCCGTTCGCCCGGCCGCGCGGCCCGCTGCTGTCACGCCTGGCCCGGCTGGCGGACGGCGAGCGGCTGCGCGGCGACCAGCGGTACGTCAACTGGCTCATCTCCATGGGCCTCGACATGGGCGAGCTGGACCCCGCTCAGGCGCGCCGCATCGTCGGCAACATGCGCCGCGACTCGCGCGAGGCCGAGGAGTACTACACGCGGCTGCTCGACTCCGGCGCGGAGCGGCTGCGCGCCCCCGTGATCAGCGTCGTCGGCACCGAGGACCCGGCCACGGACTTCTACCAGGAGCGGTACCGCGAGTGGCACTTCCTGGCCCCGGTGTCCGCCGTGGCCGTGCTCGCCGAGGCCGGGCACTTCTTCCTGAAATATCGGGCGGAGGAGCTGGCGGAGATCGTCACCACCGTCCACCGCACGCTCGACGCCCCCGTGACGGGGCGGCGGCCCGGCGCCACCTGGTGGCTGCACGAGGTGTCCCGCGCCGGCGACACGGCCCCCGCGCCCGAGGGGCCGAAGCCCGGCCTCGCCCGGTTCCTGACCGTGGCCGCGAGCCAGCTCGTGTCGGTCACCGGGTCGGCGCTCACCGAGTTCGCGGTGCCGCTGTGGGTCTACACCGAGACCGGGTCGGTGCTGCGGTTCGCGCTGATGGCCGTCGCCGGGCTGCTGCCCGGCCTGCTGGCCGCGCCGATCGCCGGGGCCGTCGTGGACCGCGCGGACCGGCGGCTGGTGATGCTGGCCGGCGACGTGGCGGCGTTCGCGGTCCAGCTCGCGTTCGGCGTGCTGCTGTGGACGGGGAACCTGTCACCCGGCCTCATCTACCCGCTGCTCGGCTGCCTGTCGGTGGCGCTGACGTTCCAGCGGATCGCGTACTTCTCTGCCGTGCCGCAGCTCGTGCCCAAGCTCTACCTCGGGCACGCCAACGGGGTCCTGCAGCTCAGCACCGGCACCGCCCAGCTCCTGGTGCCGCTGTTCGCCGTCGGGCTGCTGGCCGGGATCGGGCTGGGCGGCATCCTCGTCCTCGACGTCGTCAGCTACGCGGTCGCGATCGCCGTGCTGCTGGTCGTGCGCTTCCCTCGTACGCTGCCGTGGCGGCGGCGCGAACCGGTCAAGGACGAGATCCTGGGCGGGCTGCGCTACTCGCTCGGGCATCGCGGGTTCGTCGGCATGCTGCTGTTCTTCGTCGTGCTGAACGTCTTCCTCGCGCCGCTGCTGCTGATGTTCGGGCCGCTGGTGCTGTCCTTCGCCGGGCTGGCCGAGGTGGGGCGGGTCGCGTTCCTCGCGGGGGCGGGGACGCTGGCCGGGGCGCTGGTCATGACGGTGTGGGGCGGGCCGCGCAAGCTGCGGCTGCGCGGGGTGCTGCTGTGCGCGCTGGCGCTCGGCTGCTGCTGCGCGTTCACCGGGCTGCGCGCCGACCTGGCGGTGGTCGCGGCCGGGGCGTGCGGGATGACCGCCTGGGTGACCCTGCTCAACGGCATCTACACGACGATCGTGCAGGTCAAGGTGCCGCAGCGCTTCCACGGGCGGGTCTTCGCGATGAACACGCTCATCGCCTGGTCCACGCTGCCGATCGGGTACGGCCTGGTCGCCCCGTACGCGGCTGCCGTCCTCGACCCGCTGCTGCTGGACGGCGGGCCGCTGGCCCCGACCGTGGGCGCGCTCATCGGCACCGGGCCTGGACGCGGCATCGGCCTCATGTACGTGCTGGCCGGCCTCGCCATCGTGGTGCTCGCGCTGGCCGCCACGCGGGTGCCCGCGCTGGCCCGCTTCGACCAGGAGGTGCCGGACGCGGTCGCCGACGACCTCGTCGGCCTGCGCGCGCTCGGCGCCTCCGCGACCTCCGGAGGAAACGACATGAACGTCCCGTCCAGGGCGGGCGGTGCCCGGTGA
- a CDS encoding condensation domain-containing protein, which yields MTVPAAEARVAFAADPPRVGEGPLTWGQRLMWRASSLMGESRSFLNCPWVLPVYGRRDLAAVLDALRVLLERHESLRTTFAQAADGPVQRVAATGELAVALTGPEPGERALQAAERVAADLARVPFDPAGELPLRCAVVRNDGRPKALALAFSHLAVDYQALSLLAAEWKALLRGEKLPPPAWQPADQVELERSPAFLARSERSIAYWRGVLEEAPLEVFDHAPGEPEDPRFVEVGMESVTLAAAAAELAGRWTVSTASVLLAACASVLATVSGRERAVMQLVHSNRRDPRTRSLVATVGQDALFVLDLREPDFAALCRAAHRGALTAYRNACYDPFAMRDMREEVGRRRGREPDLDAFFNDRRGSGGWPNLPAVAPPSRTYVRDAWPGVRFKAFFTVGTAPDTGQLSLIVDTAYLGRETARGMLLDVESLLVRALAG from the coding sequence GTGACCGTGCCGGCCGCCGAGGCACGGGTCGCGTTCGCGGCCGATCCGCCGCGGGTGGGCGAGGGGCCGTTGACGTGGGGGCAGCGGCTGATGTGGCGGGCCTCGTCCCTGATGGGCGAGAGCCGGTCCTTCCTCAACTGCCCGTGGGTGCTGCCCGTCTACGGCCGGCGCGACCTCGCCGCCGTCCTGGACGCGCTGCGCGTGCTGCTCGAACGGCACGAGAGCCTGCGCACCACCTTCGCGCAGGCGGCGGACGGGCCGGTGCAGCGGGTGGCGGCGACCGGCGAGCTGGCGGTCGCCCTGACCGGCCCGGAGCCGGGCGAGCGGGCGCTCCAGGCGGCCGAGCGCGTCGCCGCCGACCTCGCCCGCGTCCCGTTCGACCCCGCCGGGGAGCTGCCGCTGCGCTGCGCGGTCGTGCGGAACGACGGCCGGCCGAAGGCGCTCGCGCTCGCCTTCTCCCACCTGGCCGTGGACTACCAGGCGCTGTCCCTGCTCGCCGCCGAGTGGAAGGCGCTGCTGCGGGGCGAGAAGCTGCCGCCGCCCGCCTGGCAGCCGGCCGACCAGGTGGAGCTGGAGCGCTCGCCGGCGTTCCTGGCCCGCTCGGAGCGCTCGATCGCGTACTGGCGGGGGGTGCTGGAGGAGGCGCCGCTGGAGGTGTTCGACCACGCCCCCGGCGAGCCGGAGGACCCGCGGTTCGTCGAGGTCGGGATGGAGTCCGTGACGCTCGCCGCCGCGGCGGCCGAGCTGGCCGGCCGCTGGACGGTCAGCACCGCGAGCGTGCTGCTGGCCGCCTGCGCGTCGGTCCTCGCGACGGTGAGCGGCAGGGAGCGGGCGGTCATGCAGCTCGTCCACAGCAACCGCCGCGACCCGCGCACCCGCTCCCTGGTGGCCACGGTGGGCCAGGACGCGCTGTTCGTGCTGGACCTGCGCGAGCCGGACTTCGCGGCCCTGTGCCGAGCCGCCCACCGCGGCGCGCTGACCGCCTACCGCAACGCCTGCTACGACCCGTTCGCCATGCGGGACATGCGGGAGGAGGTCGGCCGCCGCCGTGGCCGGGAGCCGGACCTGGACGCCTTCTTCAACGACCGGCGCGGCTCCGGCGGCTGGCCGAACCTGCCGGCCGTGGCGCCGCCGTCCCGCACGTACGTGCGCGACGCCTGGCCGGGCGTGCGTTTCAAGGCGTTCTTCACCGTCGGCACCGCCCCGGACACCGGGCAGCTCAGCCTCATCGTGGACACGGCGTACCTGGGGCGGGAGACGGCGCGGGGCATGCTGCTCGACGTGGAGAGCCTGCTCGTCCGCGCCCTCGCCGGCTGA
- a CDS encoding acyl carrier protein, with amino-acid sequence MSAGLERRLAELVAEVSEGAVGAEEALAGEHSLSALGLTSLARIRLVDAVEDVFGVSVDLAADPDPGSDTAPDTGLTTGLTTGPATGPATGPAADPATDLATAERVADLAAVVARLLERAP; translated from the coding sequence GTGAGCGCCGGGCTGGAGCGCAGGCTGGCGGAGCTGGTCGCCGAGGTGTCCGAGGGCGCGGTCGGCGCCGAGGAGGCCCTGGCGGGCGAGCACAGCCTGTCGGCGCTGGGGCTCACGTCGCTGGCCCGCATCCGGCTGGTGGACGCCGTCGAGGACGTCTTCGGCGTGTCCGTGGACCTGGCCGCCGACCCGGACCCCGGCAGTGACACCGCCCCGGACACCGGCCTGACCACCGGTCTGACCACCGGCCCGGCCACTGGCCCGGCCACCGGCCCGGCTGCCGACCCGGCCACGGATCTGGCCACCGCCGAGCGGGTCGCCGACCTCGCCGCCGTCGTGGCCCGCCTCCTGGAGCGCGCCCCGTGA